ATGTAATGCAGACACAAAAGGTGATTTTTTAGGATCAAAAGAATTATTATTTATTCCTAGAGAAATTCAAGATAATTTAGAAATAACAGAAAATGTACAAACTGCTGGAAGTACTACTTTAATAGCTGTAGCTTCTATTCCAGTTATTATTAATAAAAATATAAAAATTAAACTAATTGGAGGTACTGATGTTCCTAAATCCCCTACTATCGATTATCTTCGTATGGTTTATTTAGGTATTTTAAATAAAATAGGAATAAACGGAAAAATATCTTTAATAAAGAGAGGCCATTATCCGAAAGGAGGAGGTATAATAGAATTATCTAATTTTGAAGGAGAAGGAGAAAAGTTTGAAATTGATAGTATTAGAAAAATTAATTATGTAAAAGGTATATCGCATGTGTCTTCTTTGCCTTCTCACATAGCAGAGAGACAAGCAAAATCAGCTAAGCAATTTTTATCGTCATTTTTAGGAAACATCGACATAGATATTGATATTGATGTAAGACAAGGAGAAAGCGAAGGATCAGGAATTACTCTTGCTGCTTATGGTGATAGTATATTAGGCTCTGACTCATTAGGTGAAAAAGGTAAAAGAGCAGAAAAGGTTGGAGAAGAAGCAGGGGAAAAGTTAATAGAAGATATACAGAGTAAAGCTGGAGTAGATAGATACATGTCTGATATGTTAATGTTATATGCGTCCTTATATGGTGGTCATTTTACTGGTTCAATGTATACATTACATGCAAAAACTAATGCTGAAGTTATAAAAAAGTTCCTGAATGTAGAAATTAAAATATCTGGTAATAATCCATTTAGTTTTTACGCTAAGGTATAATTACTGCTCTACCTATTATTCTTTCATTTAGAAGATCATCTATTGCCATATTTATTTCGTCTAATTTATAAGGTACTGCCAAAGTTTTTATTTTCTTTTCATTGAAAATTTTTACTAGTTCTTCTAAATCTTTTTTTGTACCATATAATACTCCTTTAATTCTAAGTCCTCTTAATACCATTAGCTGTTCTGGTACTGTAAATTCTCCACCAAATTCTCCTACTATTCTTAATTCTCCCATCCTATCGATCATCCATAATACGTCTTTTAGAGTTTCATTACTTCCAACATAATCTATTATATAATCAAATTTTTCTCTGCCTATTTTTGATGATAAATCTTCAGAATAGTTATTTTTTACTACTATTACTTTATCTGCTCCTAATTCAAGCATTTTACTTAATTTAAAATAATTTCTTCCTACTACAGTAGTTTTGGTATTTTTTAGTTTTAGAATCTGTAATGCTATCATGCTTACTGCTCCAGTACCTAAAAGTGCTACATTACTTCCTTCTTCTATATCTTTTACTGAACTATATGCTGTTAGTCCTGCATCAGCTAAAGGAGCCAAATCTATTGGATTTCCAGATACTTTAACTAAATTATCTTCTGATGGAACCTTTACGTATTCTGCGAATCCGCCATTTTCGTGAACTCCTAAAATTTTTACTTTATCGCAATACTGAGGATATCCACGCTTGCAATATTTGCACTCATTACATCCAAAAGCATTATACACAAGTACATTATCTCCTTTTTTTACGTTCTTTCCATCGTTCATAACTTGGCCTATAATTTCATGACCCAATATTATTGGTGTCTTTACGTCTACGTCAGTTTTCCAATCTCCAAAAATTATATGCAAATCTCCATGACATAATCCAGAAGCTAATACTTTGAGTAATATTTCGCCTTGTTCAATTTCTGGTTCTTTTACATTCTCTATACTCAAAGGTTTTTCAATTTCTTTAAAAATTGCTGCTTTCATTACCATCCTGCCTTTAAATACGCTTTTGTTTCCCAATCCGTTATATATGTTTCATAGCTTTGTAATTCTCTAGTTTTTAGTTCTATAAATGTATTAACCAAATCTTGTCCTAACAAGTATTTCAAGTAATTGTCTTCTTGCAATTTTCTCAATGAGTCTCCTAAACTATTAGGAATATGAGCCATTTCAGTATTTGGTTCTATATCTAGATTTTTTTCTATGCCATCTAATCCTGCAAATATTATAGATGATAAAAGTAAGTAAGAGTTGGTTAAAGGATCAGCTAATCTGAACTCTAAAAATTTAGTCTCTCTAAAATTACTTGGTATTCTTATTATGTAATGCCTTTCAGATCCTATGCCTCCTATATTAGGAGTAATTATTTCTCTATATCTTTTATAAGAATTGATTGTAGGAGAAGCAAAAGCCATTATAGCTCCTAAATGCTCTAATATTCCAGCAAAGAAGTTGTATGTAATCTTGCTTAATCCTATTCCTTTTGGATCATTTAAATCAAGCATTGTTTCTTTTCCATTTCTATCTAATAATTTAATGTAAATATCCATACTGCTTCCTGGATACTTAGAGAAAGGTTTAGGCATAAAAGTAGCCAGCATTTTATATATTCTAGCAGTATCCCTTATTACTTCTCTTCCAGTTAATAATGAGTCTGCAGCTGTTAGCACATCTTTTTGTGAGAAAGTTATTTCATATTGTCCTGGTCCATAATGTTTGTTTATAGTTTCTACCTGGACTCCAACTTCTTCAAGATATTTAATTACGTCTCTTAAGAATGTCTGCTCTTCCATTAATCCTTCTGGAGAATAAGCTTTAGCCTGGTCAGCTGGTAGATTAATATCATTATCTTTAAGTAAGTAAAATGTTGGTTCAAAAGCTACCATCATCTGTAAACTTGATTCTTCTAATTTCTCTAGCGCTTTCTTGAGTATTCCTCTACTGCAATAAGGTGACGGCGTAGAATTATCAGGATAGAAAAGAAAAGACAATACTCTTGCTGTTCTTTCTAAATAAGGTAATGTAATAAAAGTTGAAGGATCTGGAAAAGCTATTACGTCTTCGTATTTGTCTTTAATAGGATTATCTTGATAATCCAGTAACACTAACGATTCAGAATACGGTATTCCTTTTCCATTTATTAATACATCTTCAAATTCTGGTCTTCTTAGTGATCTTCCTCTTACGTTTCCTAGTAAGTCTATGAATTCTACTCTTACATAATCTATTCTTCCTGATTTTAGTGTTTCAAGCACTTCGTCTCTTGACACATTTATCTTAATAGCAAAGTCATTTTTAAAATAAAAATGTTAAAGCAAAGATAACATAATGTTTCCAGCAAATATTACAGCATTAGAATATTCCGTAAATATTCCTTTATTTTTTAACTCATTCTTATAAAATATTTCTACTAAATACATATAATCGTTTTTAGCTATTTTTCTTCTATGAAATTTTATAACATAATTACCTATATTCACATTCTTTTTTTGAGACGCATAGTATCCTAATTCCAAAATTCTAAAGTCTATCATTATACTACTTTTTCTTTTTATATTTTTAAATGTAGATGTCTAAAATGACATGATATTTGTATGGTTTCACACTTCTTACTACTCTAGCAAATTTTGCTTTAGGAAATAATTCTAAAGCCTTTTTTATAGGGTTATCGTTTTCTTTATTTGTCTCTAATTCGATAAAGAGATGGATAATTCCATTAGGTTTTATTTTTTGTAAAGCTATTTCGTAAGCTTCTTTATATTTTTCTGGAAGTGGGGAAATTATTCTATCAGCATTTTCTACTTCATATATTTTTCTAAAGACGTCGCCATAAATCGGTATAACATTATAAGTTTTATTTATGTCTATGTTTACCATCATAAAATAATATGCAAAAGGGTTAATATCAAATGAATAAATTATTTTTGGTTTTCCAATTTTTGCAGATAATATTGAAAAAGGGCCATAGCCAGCAAACATGTTAATTATAGTTTCTCCTTTTTTAACTTGCTTAGCTACTCTTAAATGTTCGTAAGATAATTTAGATGAAAAGAATACTTTAGTTATGTCTAGAAAATATTTACATTCGTATTCTTTATATAAGGTAGAACTTCTTAAGTCTCCATAAATATGATAAAAACTAGATAATCTATAGTCTCCAGAAGTATCTCTATATTGTCCCCATACTGATTTAATATACTTATGTTTGTTTAAAATTTGTTTAGCGTAGTCAACTAAATCTTCTGGTTTTTTGTTGAATGGTATACCAATTATGGCTAAATCTCCAACAATCTCAATCTTTTTCCATTTTTCTTCTTTCATCAAATTCTTTTACCTTTTCATTTGCTTCGGAAATATCTTTTTCTCCGACGTTTAAAGGCACTCCACCATCTAATACTGCTTCTCCATTAACTATTACTGTTTCTAAATTATATGAAGAAAATATTAGGCTCTCAAAAGGCATTTGCATATCTATAGGATAAGAAGGAGGTTCGTCAGCTTCAAATATTACTAAATCCGTAGTATTTCCTATATCTAATGAAGAATTTAAGTTCAATTGATTATATCCCCACTCAATAACTGACTTTACTGATTCTTCTGCAGTTAAGAGTAATCTCGATGTAGATATACTTAGTTCGTTTCTTATATCAAATTTTGGAGTTAAATCTAACGAAATTGAAGGCTTATATGAACCTAATGTGAATTTACACACTTCTAAACTTGGAGTAAATGATAATCTTAACGAATTCTTTTGAATAATTTCTAAGTCTTTTCTACTTCCTCCACCTAGCGCTATTATGTAAGGAGAAAGATCTCCTTTTACGTTAGCAAGGTTAACAGTTCTATCTACTAGAACTGGTAATTTATAATCTCTAGATATACTAAATACTTCTTCTGCTTCTGCTTCATCGCACAATTTTAATATTATACCAGAATTATCTTTAGATTTCCATTTACTATATAGGCTTTCGAAATTTCTTTTCCAGTCTCCTTTACTCCAGATGCAATTTACTTCTGCAGTAATTATTGGTCTTATGCCTACAAGCTTCATTGCTCTAGCTGCATGTTCTACAAAAGGCTCAGTTATTACTGCTGTAGTAACGCCTGATCTTAATAAATGATAAGAAGCTAATAAGGAAAAATAATATGCATCTTTTCCAGTTAGAGAAGATACTATATCGTTAGCATTAGACTTTCCCGAGAATATTCTATATCTAAAGGGATATAATTGTATAAATGTTTGAGTTGTGATAAAACCTGGAGATACTAATCTATTATCTCCACCTATAGATAATTCTGCATCGTAGTATTCTTCTATTTCTTTTTTTGAAATTGCTTCTATTTTACCATCAGACATACCAATGTTAACGTTATTTGTAGGTCCATCCTTGGTAAAAGCTATTCCAGCTTTTATAAGAATCTTCAACTTAAATCAAACATATTTAGCCTAAGGGTTTTATAACTGTTGTCCAATAATATCATGTGAATATAGTAGAGGAAATGGAAAAAGAAATAAATAAAGATTATAAAGTAAATGCAAATTTAAATTTAGATTCTGCCTTTGTTACTGGCGCAGGAGACTCATATGCTGCAGCTTTGGCGATAGAAGGAAAAACAAAAGGTAGATTTAAAGCTATAGATCCTTATGATTCTTTGGAATACGAAAATCTTGATAGACCTCTTATAATAGTTTCAGTTTCAGGTAAGCCTAAATCTAATATTTTATTAGCAAAAAAATTTAAAAATAAGACTAAAATAATTGTAGTTACCGCAAATAAAGATTCAATATTAGCAAAACTAGCTGATTATATTGTAGAATTACCATATAAATCTCCTATAATCTTGCCTGGTACATTATCATTTCTAATGAGCTTAAGTGCCTTATACTCCATTGCTAATGAAGAAGAAGATAAAGGCGAAGATAAAGAGATATTTTTACTAAATCCTTATTTTATAGGGAAAGAAAGTAACTATGGCATAGCATATTTTAGCTATTTGAAGATGGCAGAAATTTTTGGAATTAAAAGTAATTATGAAAGACTAGAACAATTTTGTCATTCTCCTATTTTCTCCTCTAGGAATAGTGAAATAATTATTTTATCAAGTAAAGATAAAAGAGAAGAAGAATTAAAATCATTAATTAATTATACTCAAGTTTATTTAACAAATTGTGAAGGAGCATTTTGTAATGCTAAAACAATTTTAAGGTCAATTATCTATACAATGAAGAAAAATAACTGGAATAAGATCTATTTTCTAGATGATAAAAACATTTTAAGTATAAGTTCAACAATGATATATTGATGAATGAGTTAGATTTAACTAAATCTTCTGGGGGATGTGGTGCAAATTCGCCATCAGTGTCTTTAATGAAATTCTGGTTAGAAGTAGGAGGAAATCAAGAAGTTAAAATAATAGTAACACAAGGAGTTCAAGCTGATCAAGTAGATATGTGGGCTGCCGCAATGCAAGATAAAGGAGTAAAAATATTGAATAAAGAAATTAAGGAGGATAGGGTTATATATACTGTATACCTACCTTAAAATATGGATAAATTTCTTTTAGCTAAATATCTTTCTTTTGTATTATTAGGTATATCTATAGTTATATATGTTATCGGTGACATGTTATATAGGCTAATAGCTTTTCAAGGACCTTTATTTGCTGGTGCATTATTAGGATGGTATACCATTAATTATTATACGCCAAAGGATAAATTTGTAGAATTCGAAGATAGTATGGTTCCAGTTACATCTATAGTTCTACGTAGAAGAAGCTGGATTGGATTTACAACAGCAGTGGCTTTACTAGTTCCTTGGTTAACTCCACCTTTATTTAGATTAGGTTTAATATATCCGGAGGTTTACATTTTAGCCTTTATCTGTGATTTTATTGGTGGATTTATAGCAGGATATTTTATACCTTCGTTAAAATTTATGGAAAAAGTTATTTTGTATAGTTTAGGATTCGCAGCCGATATTTTTTACGTAATGTTGCTCTATATTTATTCGTTATTATATAATATTTCTCAAACGTCTCTTGTTGATCATGTTTTAGTCTATGTATATTCCATAAAATTTCTTGAAGCGATAATATTTGCTGTATACATAATTAAGAAAGTAAATGCTATTTAGCCTATTAAGGGGTATAAATTAGTGGGAAAAGTATATCTTATTGGAGCCGGTCCTGGAGATCCAGAACTTATAACATTAAAAGGATTAAAAATTTTGAAAATAGCTGATGTAATACTTTACGATAGGCTAATTTCAAAAGATCTTCTGAAAGAAAGTAAGGCTGAAGCAGAGAAAATATATGTTGGTAAAGAATTAGGAGAAGCAAACTTACAAGAAT
This genomic window from Acidianus manzaensis contains:
- the rtcA gene encoding RNA 3'-terminal phosphate cyclase, giving the protein MIEIDGSFGEGGGEILRTSLTLSAITQKPFRIYNIRSNRKNPGLQMQHLTAVRLMKKLCNADTKGDFLGSKELLFIPREIQDNLEITENVQTAGSTTLIAVASIPVIINKNIKIKLIGGTDVPKSPTIDYLRMVYLGILNKIGINGKISLIKRGHYPKGGGIIELSNFEGEGEKFEIDSIRKINYVKGISHVSSLPSHIAERQAKSAKQFLSSFLGNIDIDIDIDVRQGESEGSGITLAAYGDSILGSDSLGEKGKRAEKVGEEAGEKLIEDIQSKAGVDRYMSDMLMLYASLYGGHFTGSMYTLHAKTNAEVIKKFLNVEIKISGNNPFSFYAKV
- the taw21 gene encoding tRNA 4-demethylwyosine(37)-methyltransferase Taw21 codes for the protein MKEEKWKKIEIVGDLAIIGIPFNKKPEDLVDYAKQILNKHKYIKSVWGQYRDTSGDYRLSSFYHIYGDLRSSTLYKEYECKYFLDITKVFFSSKLSYEHLRVAKQVKKGETIINMFAGYGPFSILSAKIGKPKIIYSFDINPFAYYFMMVNIDINKTYNVIPIYGDVFRKIYEVENADRIISPLPEKYKEAYEIALQKIKPNGIIHLFIELETNKENDNPIKKALELFPKAKFARVVRSVKPYKYHVILDIYI
- a CDS encoding DUF1404 family protein encodes the protein MDKFLLAKYLSFVLLGISIVIYVIGDMLYRLIAFQGPLFAGALLGWYTINYYTPKDKFVEFEDSMVPVTSIVLRRRSWIGFTTAVALLVPWLTPPLFRLGLIYPEVYILAFICDFIGGFIAGYFIPSLKFMEKVILYSLGFAADIFYVMLLYIYSLLYNISQTSLVDHVLVYVYSIKFLEAIIFAVYIIKKVNAI
- a CDS encoding SIS domain-containing protein — translated: MEKEINKDYKVNANLNLDSAFVTGAGDSYAAALAIEGKTKGRFKAIDPYDSLEYENLDRPLIIVSVSGKPKSNILLAKKFKNKTKIIVVTANKDSILAKLADYIVELPYKSPIILPGTLSFLMSLSALYSIANEEEDKGEDKEIFLLNPYFIGKESNYGIAYFSYLKMAEIFGIKSNYERLEQFCHSPIFSSRNSEIIILSSKDKREEELKSLINYTQVYLTNCEGAFCNAKTILRSIIYTMKKNNWNKIYFLDDKNILSISSTMIY
- a CDS encoding alcohol dehydrogenase catalytic domain-containing protein; the protein is MKAAIFKEIEKPLSIENVKEPEIEQGEILLKVLASGLCHGDLHIIFGDWKTDVDVKTPIILGHEIIGQVMNDGKNVKKGDNVLVYNAFGCNECKYCKRGYPQYCDKVKILGVHENGGFAEYVKVPSEDNLVKVSGNPIDLAPLADAGLTAYSSVKDIEEGSNVALLGTGAVSMIALQILKLKNTKTTVVGRNYFKLSKMLELGADKVIVVKNNYSEDLSSKIGREKFDYIIDYVGSNETLKDVLWMIDRMGELRIVGEFGGEFTVPEQLMVLRGLRIKGVLYGTKKDLEELVKIFNEKKIKTLAVPYKLDEINMAIDDLLNERIIGRAVIIP
- a CDS encoding amidohydrolase; this encodes MKILIKAGIAFTKDGPTNNVNIGMSDGKIEAISKKEIEEYYDAELSIGGDNRLVSPGFITTQTFIQLYPFRYRIFSGKSNANDIVSSLTGKDAYYFSLLASYHLLRSGVTTAVITEPFVEHAARAMKLVGIRPIITAEVNCIWSKGDWKRNFESLYSKWKSKDNSGIILKLCDEAEAEEVFSISRDYKLPVLVDRTVNLANVKGDLSPYIIALGGGSRKDLEIIQKNSLRLSFTPSLEVCKFTLGSYKPSISLDLTPKFDIRNELSISTSRLLLTAEESVKSVIEWGYNQLNLNSSLDIGNTTDLVIFEADEPPSYPIDMQMPFESLIFSSYNLETVIVNGEAVLDGGVPLNVGEKDISEANEKVKEFDERRKMEKD
- a CDS encoding glutamine synthetase family protein, whose protein sequence is MSRDEVLETLKSGRIDYVRVEFIDLLGNVRGRSLRRPEFEDVLINGKGIPYSESLVLLDYQDNPIKDKYEDVIAFPDPSTFITLPYLERTARVLSFLFYPDNSTPSPYCSRGILKKALEKLEESSLQMMVAFEPTFYLLKDNDINLPADQAKAYSPEGLMEEQTFLRDVIKYLEEVGVQVETINKHYGPGQYEITFSQKDVLTAADSLLTGREVIRDTARIYKMLATFMPKPFSKYPGSSMDIYIKLLDRNGKETMLDLNDPKGIGLSKITYNFFAGILEHLGAIMAFASPTINSYKRYREIITPNIGGIGSERHYIIRIPSNFRETKFLEFRLADPLTNSYLLLSSIIFAGLDGIEKNLDIEPNTEMAHIPNSLGDSLRKLQEDNYLKYLLGQDLVNTFIELKTRELQSYETYITDWETKAYLKAGW